A genomic region of Drosophila kikkawai strain 14028-0561.14 chromosome X, DkikHiC1v2, whole genome shotgun sequence contains the following coding sequences:
- the raskol gene encoding ras GTPase-activating protein raskol isoform X1, whose translation MLQASAAAAGTTTALNTVADITTANPAEQSETQAVVVVATPEEKSQRRRSTFYVPLVIEDDEEEHQQQQHHHHQKSGSNSSLSSTTNSLTNSLTNSETKSTKSYSLRKSSSVKSGVAKVSALFERKGATPAKMSPPCGFNWSISGSETNAQYSDTDEDEESSTEARHRELLLKSLNTSNAASPSKLKRYGIVLNVSIFKPSDSDSAAAATGPAPASGPTPAAAGAAPRSHFNEEHDIVLATPPKMQALSQAEATNTAGAAAADYDDDSEISRMQTNTSTPIKLMKSRSRTNILAVPLPTVERGLANNNNNNNINNNININNTSSTATTSSSSSTTTTTTTTTLITLRAKSKTLPQNLSPSVVLREAAALDELEKKREKQEKLQQQQHHLHQQHRQLFGGSTTTHISGAGGAVSSSPYKLQTSCSATSILTHSFPPKNLFLLKSTPKLQADPATPAICSPPKKSLSFIRRANSTKVARSNSLLKPSQGGSIAGTSSSFASSGGGGGGGNSVGMHMHSGGVLSTSCAGGGDSSSGSNQGSWGKHFYQTYDVCPLSLDELNCYFQADHCEELICERFKIKDLAIHMASTLAAGADLSVATENETTTGTITATEDDAGHHSDTSYEKACRRGSAPTTPILGSKQHQTDSTTSRFTNFFSKKSNPLKRTKSVTKLERTKRGSGGLRGSRSHESLLSSHAVMSTIDLSCTGAVGVAPVHQSVLGRRHCFQVRGGPRGERYYSCGSRQERDLWIYSLRKSIAPNAEHTRRTDNSLKMWVYEAKNLPPKKRYFCELQLDKTLYGRTSVKLQTDLLFWGEYFDFPDIPEINVITVNVFREVDKKKKRDKYQFVGSVKIPIHDVTSRLPCEQWYPILSDKAGDSLGRTSGGGGSGSKDKEQLPTLRIKCRFQSTDILPINVYANFLAYLKENYKRVCETLEPVIGVKAKEDIGQALVLLMHAQGLAGAFLTDVVALDLLRVGDQRLTFRGNSLATKSMEAFLKLTGEQYLQDTLSAPINELIQSERDCEVDPTKASGSSAGSLQRQQAALRGAVRGAWQCIFESHKHFPPQLRNCFATFRERLQLLGRQDMADNLISASIFLRFLCPAILSPSLFNITSELPSARATRNLTLVAKTLQTLANFTRFQGKEYFMEFLNDFLEQEAGRMQQFLEFISTRPEHPAPDSILDWAGYIDQGKQLSILHSLLSESLAKLPEARQHELDPLQHILDEITRAREQGSLGVAIPGGYLPATSSTHSIASENQENRHPGGLQSNPEQQQQQQQQQLLPQHQSQLAQPQHAIVSKPLSAERGIMRGVLTPNSLEKNIFRYNDPTVNGLLQQQQQQQLQQQQPQHPHHQHPLQLLSNSQTSIAASNQYMSSPGGGLQHAQSQTSMASSSLNGSSSNLLHAGHQQQQQQLVHQQQQQLHQHHCPPAPQTSASSTMERMDRMDRLNYPYMAHNGNDYDASTPSSTRSRTLPRNGNPNGSTTMMTSISNNNNSNNNNQSGSYDDMHGEFQIQISGLDTSSAFVCKSPTPMMKSSLGGGGPSAGGRSHHKLNLGIPDHSGGYARNNNLNPNSNMPKNLEDLDDLFKYAEEHDVAEPGSHHHHHGHSQSQSQQQQQQQQGQGQAQGQGQGQHLKPGASGKEQLSAKSSHCSSGYQSISTNPSPSQSSSPVGSQLKASMASGPNAPLAFKNPSYQLQPQTGGGGSSSALSYQQLQQQIGSRLKPIGGGLVAARAAFLNSGGTLDAATLTPSSSDEQLSADNYFSYAAAAAAGAGISGKLEAQRSLSGGSSSSTSASASTSNLGKSGNGSSAYGRLNGPLKREDVYGSGYGGSSGNVGYVGGHHQQHAQHPQQQQQQQQRERELELKQYAGSATGSVGSATSAAQRRLSLDSARTLSDSSTDTEGHGHQLQEGKRRRQLRSSGGSSGGGGAGNGASTEQGLGKGGYDQNGEIQLLQQTLDTLRHTLDRDEAEVRDELFGLQRQAGSAAGSNGTNNLSLQSESTMRSIIDSYLHSSRRLITMEEELRREQLKMSLALSHKQRVIEEQGQQIAALDAANSRLLSALTALRQRYETQQQQQQAQQQHQAPPKNQKPQ comes from the exons ATGTTGCAGGcaagcgcagcagcagcaggaacaacaacagcgctAAATACAGTAGCAGACATAACAACAGCTAACCCTGCTGAGCAGAGCGAGACGCAGGCCGTAGTGGTGGTGGCTACACCGGAAGAAAAATCGCAACGTCGCCGCTCCACATTCTATGTGCCTTTGGTGATTGaagacgacgaggaggagcaccagcagcagcagcaccaccaccaccaaaaaTCGGGCAGCAACTCTAGCCTGAGCAGCACCACAAATTCCCTAACCAATTCCCTTACCAATTCCGAAACTAAATCGACCAAAAGCTATAGCCTGCGCAAGTCCAGTTCGGTGAAGAGCGGCGTGGCCAAGGTGAGTGCTCTGTTCGAGCGGAAAGGTGCAACGCCGGCCAAGATGTCGCCACCTTGCGGCTTCAACTGGAGCATCAGTGGCAGCGAAACGAATGCCCAATATTCCGATAccgatgaggatgaggagagCTCCACGGAGGCTCGCCACCGGGAGCTACTGCTCAAGTCCCTCAACACCAGTAATGCTGCCTCGCCATCGAAGCTCAAGCGGTATGGCATAGTCCTCAACGTTAGTATCTTCAAGCCCAGCGATTCggattctgctgctgctgctactggtCCGGCACCAGCTTCGGGCCcaactcctgctgctgctggagcagctCCCAGGAGTCATTTTAATGAGGAGCATGACATTGTCCTGGCCACGCCGCCCAAGATGCAGGCCTTGTCCCAGGCGGAAGCCACTAATACCGctggcgccgccgccgccgactaCGACGATGACTCAGAGATCAGTCGCATGCAGACCAACACCTCGACGCCCATCAAGCTAATGAAGTCTCGATCGCGGACAAACATACTGGCCGTGCCGCTGCCCACCGTAGAACGGGGTTTggcaaacaataataataataataatattaataacaatatCAATATCAACAATACCTCATCGACGGCGACgacgtcgtcatcgtcgtcaacgacgacaacgactacgacgacgacgctGATTACGCTCCGTGCGAAATCAAAGACCCTGCCGCAAAACCTATCGCCGTCAGTTGTTTTACGCGAGGCCGCCGCTCTGGATGAGCTCGAAAAGAAGCGGGAAAAGCAGGAAaaactgcaacagcagcaacatcactTGCATCAGCAGCACCGCCAGCTGTTTGGcggcagcaccaccacacacaTTTCCGGTGCCGGTGGCGCCGTCTCATCGTCGCCGTATAAACTGCAAACCAGCTGCTCGGCCACCTCCATTCTGACGCACAGTTTTCCGCCCAAAAATCTATTCCTGCTCAAGTCCACGCCCAAACTGCAGGCGGATCCAGCCACACCGGCTATATGCTCACCGCCCAAGAAGTCCCTGAGCTTCATACGACGGGCCAACTCCACCAAGGTGGCCAGAAGCAATAGTTTGCTGAAACCGAGCCAGGGAGGATCGATAGCGGGCACTTCGTCATCGTTTGCTAgcagcggaggaggaggaggaggaggcaatTCGGTTGGAATGCACATGCATTCGGGCGGGGTACTGTCCACCAGCTGTGCTGGTGGCGGAGACTCATCCAGTGGCAGCAATCAGGGCAGCTGGGGCAAACACTTCTATCAGACCTACGATGTCTGTCCGTTGAGCCTGGACGAGCTGAACTGCTACTTTCAGGCGGATCACTGCGAGGAGCTTATCTGCGAACGCTTCAAGATCAAGGATCTGGCCATCCACATGGCATCTACATTGGCAGCCGGAGCAGACCTTTCGGTGGCCACGGAAAATGAGACCACTACAGGGACCATAACGGCGACGGAGGACGATGCGGGACATCATTCTG ATACCTCCTATGAGAAGGCCTGTCGCCGCGGATCGGCTCCCACAACGCCCATACTGGGCAGCAAACAGCATCAGACGGACAGCACCACCTCGCGTTTCACAAACTTCTTTTCCAAAAA ATCCAATCCCCTGAAGCGTACCAAGTCGGTGACCAAATTGGAGCGAACCAAGCGAGGTTCCGGCGGACTGAGAGGCTCCCGCTCGCACGAGAGTCTGCTGTCCAGTCACGCCGTCATGTCCACCATAG ATCTCTCTTGCACGGGagctgtgggcgtggcaccGGTGCACCAGTCGGTGCTGGGCAGGCGCCACTGCTTCCAGGTGCGCGGCGGGCCGCGTGGCGAGCGTTACTACTCGTGCGGATCGCGACAGGAGCGCGATTTGTGGATCTACTCGCTGCGCAAGTCGATAGCCCCGAATGCAGAGCACACGCGACGCACCGACAACTCACTAAAGATGTGGGTCTACGAGGCGAAGAATCTGCCGCCCAAAAAGCGTTACTTTTGTGAACTGCAGCTGGACAAGACGTTGTACGGTCGGACGTCGGTGAAGCTGCAAACGGATTTGCTCTTCTGGGGCGAATACTTTGATTTTCCGGACATACCGGAGATCAATGTGATTACGGTCAATGTTTTCCGTGAGGTggacaagaagaagaagcgcgACAAGTACCAGTTTGTGGGCTCCGTCAAGATACCCATCCACGATGTCACCTCCCGTCTGCCCTGCGAGCAATGGTATCCCATTCTAAGCGACAAGGCGGGCGATAGTCTGGGCAGGACCTccggtggcggtggcagcgGTTCGAAGGATAAGGAACAGCTGCCAACGCTGCGGATCAAGTGTCGCTTCCAAAGCACCGACATCCTGCCCATCAATGTGTACGCCAACTTCCTGGCCTACCTCAAGGAGAACTATAAGCGCGTCTGCGAGACTTTAGAGCCGGTGATTGGCGTCAAGGCCAAGGAGGACATTGGCCAGGCTTTGGTACTGCTGATGCATGCCCAGGGCCTGGCGGGAGCCTTTCTCACCGACGTCGTGGCGCTGGATCTGTTGCGCGTGGGCGACCAGAGGCTGACTTTCCGCGGCAACTCGCTGGCCACCAAGAGCATGGAGGCATTCCTGAAGCTGACCGGTGAACAGTATCTCCAGGACACGCTCTCGGCGCCCATTAACGAGCTTATTCAATCGGAGCGCGACTGCGAGGTGGATCCCACCAAGGCCAGTGGCTCCTCGGCGGGCTCGTTGCAGCGTCAGCAGGCGGCCTTGCGCGGAGCAGTGCGCGGTGCCTGGCAGTGCATCTTCGAGTCGCACAAGCACTTTCCACCGCAGCTTCGCAACTGCTTTGCCACGTTCCGGGAGCGCCTGCAGCTGCTCGGCCGCCAGGATATGGCCGACAATCTGATCTCGGCTAGCATTTTTCTGCGCTTCCTTTGCCCCGCCATCCTGTCGCCGTCGCTGTTCAATATCACCAGTGAACTGCCATCGGCGCGGGCCACCCGCAATTTGACGCTGGTGGCCAAGACCCTGCAGACGCTGGCCAACTTTACCCGCTTCCAAGGCAAGGAGTACTTTATGGAGTTCCTCAATGACTTCCTCGAACAGGAGGCCGGTCGCATGCAGCAGTTTCTGGAGTTTATATCGACGCGGCCAGAGCATCCGGCCCCGGACTCAATCCTCGACTGGGCCGGCTACATAGATCAGGGCAAGCAGCTGTCCATTCTGCATAGTTTGCTTAGCGAGAGTCTGGCCAAGCTGCCGGAGGCCAGGCAGCACGAGCTGGATCCCCTGCAGCATATTCTGGACGAGATCACCAGGGCCCGGGAGCAGGGCAGCCTGGGCGTGGCCATACCCGGTGGCTATTTGCCGGCCACCTCGTCCACGCACTCGATAGCAAGCGAGAATCAGGAGAATCGCCATCCAGGCGGCTTGCAGAGCAAtccagagcagcagcagcagcaacagcagcagcagttgctgcCCCAGCACCAGAGTCAGCTGGCGCAGCCACAGCATGCGATTGTCAGCAAGCCCTTGTCGGCGGAAAGGGGCATCATGCGAGGTGTGCTCACGCCCAATTCGCTGGAGAAGAACATCTTTCGGTACAATGATCCCACAGTTAATGGTttgctccagcagcagcagcagcagcagttgcaacagcagcagccacagcatcCCCACCATCAGCATCCGCTGCAGCTGCTCTCCAACTCCCAAACCTCGATTGCTGCCAGCAACCAGTACATGAGCTCGCCCGGTGGCGGCCTGCAGCATGCCCAATCGCAGACCTCCATGGCCAGTTCATCGCTCaatggaagcagcagcaacctgCTACATGCAGgccaccagcaacagcagcagcagcttgtccatcagcagcagcagcagcttcatcAACATCACTGCCCGCCGGCTCCTCAGACGAGTGCCTCCAGCACCATGGAGCGCATGGATCGCATGGATCGCCTGAACTATCCCTATATGGCCCACAATGGCAACGACTACGATGCCAGCACCCCTTCCAGCACACGCTCTAGGACACTGCCACGCAATGGGAATCCAAATGGCTCCACCACCATGATGACCAGCatcagcaataacaacaacagcaacaacaacaatcagaGCGGCAGCTACGACGACATGCACGGTGAGTTTCAGATACAGATCTCCGGTCTAGACACAAGCAGTGCCTTTGTCTGCAAATCCCCAACGCCCATGATGAAGTCCAGCTTGGGCGGCGGAGGACCATCAGCTGGCGGGCGAAGCCACCACAAGCTGAATCTGGGAATACCCGATCATTCGGGCGGCTATGCGCGCAACAATAACCTCAATCCCAACTCGAATATGCCCAAGAACCTGGAGGATCTTGACGATCTGTTCAAGTATGCCGAGGAGCATGATGTGGCGGAGCCAGGCagtcaccatcaccatcatgGGCACAGCCAGAGTCAgagccagcaacaacagcaacagcagcagggacagggacaggcacagggacaaggacaaggacaacaCCTCAAGCCAGGTGCCAGCGGCAAAGAGCAGCTCTCGGCCAAGAGCAGCCACTGCAGCTCCGGCTATCAGAGCATCTCCACCAATCCCTCGCCCTCGCAGTCATCCAGTCCCGTGGGCAGCCAACTGAAGGCATCAATGGCCAGCGGGCCCAATGCTCCGCTGGCTTTCAAGAATCCCTCCTATCAGCTGCAGCCTCAGActggtggcggtggctcctccTCAGCCCTTTCCTAtcagcagttgcagcagcagattGGCAGCCGACTCAAGCCCATTGGAGGCGGCTTGGTGGCCGCCAGAGCGGCGTTCCTCAACAGTGGAGGAACCCTGGATGCGGCCACTTTAACGCCCAGCTCCTCGGATGAGCAACTGTCGGCGGATAACTACTTTAGTtatgctgctgcggcggcggcgggagCAGGAATTTCCGGCAAGCTGGAGGCACAGCGCTCGctcagcggcggcagcagttCCTCCACCTCGGCCTCGGCCTCCACCTCGAATCTGGGCAAGAGCGGTAATGGCAGCAGTGCCTATGGACGCCTAAATGGGCCATTAAAGCGAGAGGATGTCTACGGCAGCGGCTATGGCGGCAGCAGTGGCAATGTGGGCTATGTCGGTGGTCACCACCAGCAGCATGCCCAGcatccgcagcagcagcaacagcagcagcagcgggagcGGGAACTGGAGCTGAAACAGTATGCCGGCAGTGCGACCGGCAGCGTGGGCTCAGCCACATCGGCGGCCCAGAGGCGCCTCAGCCTGGACTCTGCGCGCACGCTGTCCGACAGCAGCACAGACACGGAGG GTCACGGCCATCAGTTGCAGGAGGGCAAGCGACGCAGGCAGTTgcgcagcagcggcggcagcagcggaggaggaggagctgggaATGGCGCCTCCACAGAGCAGGGACTAGGCAAGGGCGGCTACGACCAGAACGGAGAGAttcagctgctgcagcagacGTTGGACACGTTGCGACACACCCTCGACCGTGATGAGGCGGAGGTGCGGGACGAGCTCTTCGGCCTGCAGCGACAGGCGGGCAGCGCCGCCGGCAGCAATGGGACCAACAACCTCAGCCTGCAGTCGGAGTCCACGATGCGCAGCATTATCGACAG CTACCTGCATTCCTCCCGCAGACTCATCACcatggaggaggagctgcgcCGCGAGCAGCTGAAGATGTCGCTGGCGCTGTCGCACAAGCAGCGCGTCATCGAGGAGCAAGGCCAGCAGATAGCGGCGCTAGACGCGGCCAATAGCCGGTTGCTGAGCGCCCTGACAGCCCTGCGTCAGCGGTACgagacgcagcagcagcaacagcaggcacagcagcagcaccaagcaCCACCAAAGAACCAGAAGCCACAGTGA